The region TGATCATCATTGCCAGTTTTGTCCCACCCAGTTTCTGGATTCTGCTCGGCATTCTGCTGTTGTTCGGCTGGATGGCACTGGTGGGTGTGGTGCGCGCGGAGTTTCTGCGGGCCCGAAATTTTGACTACGTACAGGCCGCCCGGGCACTCGGGGTGTCGGATCGCGCGCTGATGTTCCGCCATCTGTTACCCAATGCCATGGTGGCCACCGTCACCTTTTTGCCGTTCATCATGGTCGGCTCGATCACCAGCCTGACTGCGCTGGATTTTCTCGGCTTTGGCCTACCGCCTGGTTCGCCCTCGCTGGGCGAAATGGTCAGCCAGGGGAAAAACAACCTGCACGCACCCTGGATTGGTCTCTCTGTGTTTGTCGTGCTGTCCGTGTTGCTCACCCTGCTGGTGTTCGTTGGAGAAGCCGCTCGCGATGCCCTCGACCCCAATCGGACCCGATAACGCCATGACCGAAACGCTACTCCATATTGACCGATTGTCCGTCCAGTTCCGCACCGGAGATGCCTATAAGACCGTGGTCTCCGGAGTCAGCCTGGCCATTGCCAAAGGCGAAACACTCGCTCTGGTGGGGGAAAGCGGTTCCGGCAAATCCGTTACCGCCCAATCCATTCTCCGATTGCTACCGGAGCACAGTGCGCGTTACACCGACGGCGCGATTCATTTCGCAGGACAGGACTTACTGCGTCTGCCTGAACGGGATCTTCTCCCGATTCGGGGCGCGCGCATCAGTATGATTTTCCAGGAACCGATGACCAGCCTCAGTCCGTTGCACAGCATCGAAAAACAGCTGGCCGAAGCACTGTTTCTGCACAATGGCACGGCCCGCAAAAATGCCCGCCCCACGGTATTGAAGTGGTTACACCGGGTCGGCCTGCGCAACCCCGAGCAACGACTCGACGCCCTGCCCCACGAACTCAGTGGCGGTGAACGCCAACGGGTGATGATCGCCATGGCCCTGATCAACGAGCCGGACCTGTTGATTGCCGATGAGCCGACCACGGCACTGGATGTCACCATTCAGGCGCAGGTATTGAAGCTGATTCAGGATCTGCAGCAAGAGCTGAACATGGCGGTGCTGTTCATCACTCACGATCTGGCCATTGTCCGTCAACTCGCGGATCGGGTCACGATCATGCAATCGGGCGAAGTGGTTGAAACCGGGCCGACCCGGGACGTTTTCCACCAGCCCAAACATGAGTACACCCGTCGGCTGCTTGACGCCGAACCCAGAGGCGAGCCCGAGCCGGTTCCCGATGATGCCCCGACGATTTTAAGCGCCGATCAGATGCGCGTCTGGTTCCCCATGACCCGAGGCGTCTTCAAACGTGTGTATGATCATGTCAAGGCGGTGGACGATATCAGCCTGTCCGTTCGCGCCGGGGAAACCCTGGGTATTGTGGGCGAAAGCGGCTCCGGAAAAACCACACTGGGCCGCGCCCTGCTGAGGCTGATCGGTAGCCGGGGCGATATCTGGTTCAACGAGGAAGGCGAACAGCGCTTTAATCTCAACGCTCTGGATCACAAAGCGATGCGACCACTGCGGCGGCGTCTGCAGATTATCTTTCAGGACCCCTACGGCAGCCTGAGCCCGCGCATGTCAGTCAGCCAGATTATCGCCGAGGGACTGCGGGTACACACCTCAATGAGTGCCGACGAACTGGACCGCGAGGTGGTACGCGCCATGGAGGCGGTGCAGTTGGACCCCGCCACTCGCCACCGCTATCCCGGCGAGTTTTCCGGCGGCCAGCGTCAGCGCATTGCCATTGCCCGGGCGCTGATACTCGACCCCAAGTTACTGATTCTGGATGAACCCACGTCAGCGCTGGACCGATCGGTTCAGAAAGACATTATCGACCTGTTACGCCGCTTGCAACGCGAGCGGCGCCTGAGTTATCTGTTTGTGAGTCATGACTTGAGTGTGGTTCGGGCCCTGAGTCATCGGGTGATGATCATGAAGGCCGGCAAGGTGGTAGAATCGGGCGATGCAAAAGCCGTATTCGAAGCGCCCAAAGCCGAATATACTCGCCAGTTAATGGCGGCAATCCCCACGCTTTGACCCAACCCGGAACACCGGCGGTGGGCGAACGTCTAAGACCAAGGCGCTATCTATAGGGAGAGGCGGTTATGTCTGAACAGATCGAGAAAAATATCCACTGCCCTTATTGCGATGAAGTCATCACCCTGCTGATTGATCCGTCAATCAGCGAGCAGTCCTATGTGGAGGACTGCCACGTATGCTGTCAGCCCATCAGTGTGGATGTCGTGATTGATGAGACCGAGGCGGTGGAGGTGTATGCCCGGCAGGAGAATGAGTGATGGTGGGTGGTTTTTTGGTGGATGACGGGGCTTAGCCCCGTCATCCACCAGTTAAAAGCCCATCACGATTTGGACTTGAACTGCTCCATGATGCTGCCCAGCATATCCACCGGCAGGGGGAATACGATGGTGGAGTTTTTCTCGCCCGCAATATCAATCAGCGTCTGCAGGTAGCGCAGCGTCATCGCATTGGGGTTGCGCGACAGCTCGACGGCGGCGTCGGTCAGTTTGGCTGCGGCCTGTGACTCACCCTCGGCGTGAATGATTTTCGCGCGCCGTGAGCGCTCGGCCTCGGCCTGTCGGGCAATCGCCCGGATCATGCTCTCATCCAGGTCGACATGCTTGATTTCCACGTTGCTGACTTTGATACCCCAGGTGTCGGAACTCTGATCCAGAATTTCCTGAATATCCTGGTTCAGCTTGTCGCGCTCGGAGAGCATTTCATCCAGCTCGTGTTTACCCAGTACCGAGCGCAGCGTGGTCTGAGCCAGCTGACTGACGGCTTCGTAGTACTGTTCCACATTGATGATGGCCTTCTCCGGGTCAACCACCCGGAAGTAAACCACCGCATTTACCTTTACCGATACGTTGTCCCGGCTGATCACGTCCTGACTCGGCACATCCATGACGATGGTGCGCAAGTCCACCTTTTCCATGGTCTGGATGAAAGGAATGATGATGACCAGGCCGGGGCCTTTGACCTTCTGAAAGCGGCCCAGCATAAACACCACGCCCCGTTCATACTCGCGCAGAATGCGAATCGCATAAGCGAGCAGCAGCACCACAAAAGTGATGAGTAAACCAAAGAAATATTCGTATAACATAGGGTATCTCCGTTCTTGGATTAAAGTGCCAGTCGCCCCTTACTGACCGGTAGGGCGTACCGTCAAGTGCAAACCGTCCTGCGACACCACCTCCACCGTGTCGCCAGGTTTCAGCGGTTGATCGCTGGACACCGTCCAGAACTCGCCATCAATACGAACCGTTGCATGTTCTTCGCTCACCTGGGTCACTTCCGCAACCCGCCCCACCATGGCGTGGCTGACATCCTTGCGCGGCATTCGCAAACTGCGACCGACCATGGTGATGATCCCCAGAACGGCGAGAGACCCCACCGCAGCGACAGCGCCCACAATTTCATAGGACACTTCCATGCCCGGCACATCGGTATCCACCAGCATGATGGAACCCATCACCAGAGCGATCACTCCGCCTATACCGAGCACCCCGAAGCTGGGCAGAAACGCTTCCGCCAGTATGAGTATGCCGCCGAGCACGATCAGCGCCAGCCCCGCATAGTTCACCGGCAGCACCTGCAGCGCATAGAGCCCGAGCAGCAGGCAGATGATACCGACCACACCGGGCACCATGGCCCCCGGGTTGTAACCTTCCAGTATCAGCCCGTAGACCCCGATCAACAGCAGAATCGAGGCAATCTGCGGATTGGTGATAATGCCCAGTAACTCACTGCGCCAGTCCGGTGCGTAATTCACGATGGGAAGCCCCGCCGTTTGAAGTGTGAACGGACCACTTTCCAGTTTGACCTCGCGGCCGTCGAGTTGAGCAAGAAGGTCTTCCCTATTGTCCGCAAGCACGTCAATCACATTCTGTTCCAACGCTTCACTGGCGGTCAGGCTGAGCGCTTCACGGACGGCCTTCTCGGCCCAATCGGCGTTGCGGTCATAGCGTTCGGCCAAGCCCCGAATAAACGCCACCGAGTCATTGATCGCCTTGCGTTCCATGGCGCTGCCGGGCTGTGAAGACTCCTCCGGGGACGCCTCTTCGGATTCCTCATCGCCCTCATTGCCCGATTCCTGCTCGCCGCTGGGCGGTGTGGGCAGGCCGCCCATCTGCACCGGGGTGGCAGCCCCCAGGCTGGTGGAGGGGGTCATGGCGGCGACATGGCTGCCGTACAGGATATAAGTGCCGGCACTGGCGGCGCGGGCACCGGCGGGGTGCACGTAGGTGATCACCGGCAGGGGGGCGGCGAGAATGCCTTTGATCATGTCGCGGGTAGCAGCGTCCAGACCGCCGGGGGTGTCCATCCGTATCAGCACGGCATGAGCGCCGGCTTCGTGGGCGGTACCGATGGAGCGCAGAATATAGTCTTTGGTGGCAGGCCCGATGGGTCCGTCAATGGTGAGTTCGGCCACATGGGGGCCACCGGACGCGTTATCGTCCGTTTCCTGGGCCTGCAGGCCGAAGGCGCCCAGCATCAACAGGGCGAGCCAGAGCAGCAGCCCCGGCCGTAACAAGGTAAAACCGCGTCGATTCCATCTCATGGGTTGCCACCTCCACCTATGAGATTAGCAGAGATTGAGCGTCACCCAAACAATACGGAGGGGGTAGGAGTGGCGATCAATATGGATCGCGGTCCCAGTCACGCATCCGCCATTATTGAAACAAAGGGTTATGCAGGATTATCGATAGTGCCATTACAGATTGGCTGGAACGCCGTCAGTCGATCCATCATGGCGGCATTACCCAGGCCATTGCGGGGAAACTTGTCCTCATTGGCGAACTGACCCTGCTCGCCGTGCAGCGCCATGTAGTTGAGCACGACCGTCTCCACCAGCAGGTTGACGTTGTTGGCCGCTGGCGTGGAGGCGGTTTCCACGTCGCCGCTGGGACGCATGTAGCCGATCTGCTGATGCACCTCAGGCCCGCCATTGGATTCCAGCAGCTGCGGACGACCATTCGGGTTGTACACCAGGAAGAAGGACGCCGCGGTCTGTTGATTGTCACCGGTCCAGACGCCTTTGCCGCGCCCCTCCGGGGAATCATCGATCATGCCGTTGCTGAATACCGAGCCATCGCTGAACACATACACCATGATCGGCACACCCTTGCGCGCCGCGTACTCCAGGCAGGCGCCGATGCAGCGTCCGGCGCGCAGGTCGCGGATTTCGCCGGTAGCCCGGTCGCCGGTGTGGTAGTCGTAGCCCCCCATGGTGACGGTGCCCGCACCCGCGCGGCCCTCCACCACCAGTTTCATGACCGAGGCGGTTTTGCGGAACTCCCGATCACCCATGAATTCGGCTTCCGAGAAGATGCCGTTGGGGCCGATGATGTCCGGGTCCGCTTCCGGGTCGATGGAGGCCGGGTCGCCGAAGCGGGCCGCCAGATCGGCGCTTTTTACGTAGCCACAACTCAGCAGTTCCTTGAGCTGTTCATCTTCGGTGGTGCCAAAATTCAGGTTGTTCAGCCGTGCCCGGCTCATACGGGTCATGGATTCCATCACCCGCACGGTGTCTTCCTGGCTGAGCATGTTGACCAGATCCCCGGTATCCACCAGACCGGTGACGTCACTGGGCTGATCCACCTTGGTGGGGCGCACTTCCGGGTTGATCAGGGAGGCGGGCGCCAGGGAGTTGCCACCGGAGTCGTTGGCCCGGGAGCCGATCAGCGCCAGCAGCTCGCCGTTGGCACCGGCGCGGTTGATGCCGTACATGGGGTTGTGGGGGTTATTACCCGTGTCGTTCTCCGAGCGGGCCGGAATCACACAGCCGTTGACCAATTCAGTGCGAGCGCCGGCCCGCTCCAGGATACCGGCGAGCATCTGGCTGTCGCTGTGAAACGCCAACCCCAGGTCGGTGTTCACAAAATCCTCGGTGGAGGATTGGGGTGTCATATCCCCCGGCAGTCCCTGCTTGCTGTAGCCGGCCGTGCTCAGGAAATCCAACTGGCCTCCGGGGCCGCCCACCAGCACGTTGGAGCCCGCCATATTGGCGCCCCCGGCCAGGTCAAAGCAGATAAACGGGATCTTGCCCGCTCCGGTGCTGGCGATGCCGCAGTCCTGGCGCAGTTGCTCGATATCGTTGGCCAGATTCACCTCTTGGGCCAGGGCGGAGTTGACGATCAGTCCGCTCAACGAGCCGCCGACTATCGTACCGGCGCCGGCTTTGAAGCCGTGAGAGATCAGCTCCCGCCGGGTCATGGGCCGGTGGTGACCGTCCAGCAGCAGGGGCGCATCCGGGTGCAGAGGAGCCTGTCGTTTAGCCATAATGGTTTGCCTTATTGCTCCGGGTTGGTCGAGGACATTGTTTCTGAATAACGGTGCTTGAACTACGGTTATTGCAATAGCGTCAACGCACTGCCCAAGGTAGCGGCGCACAGAGCGGTGACAATGGTGCGGCTGCGCTCGGCATCGCCGCCGCTGACCGCCATCAGATCAATCAGATCATTCATTTCCGTGCGCAGGACCACCGGGTCCGCCTGGCTGGCCAGCGGCTCGCCTTCAATTTCGGCGGCGAGCAGATGTTTCAGTAACGGCTCGATCACCGCCGACCGACCGCTGTCATCAAACGCACCACTGACACCCGCACTGAAATCAAATCCGGCGTAATAGTCGCTGCGCCTGTCGCTGTCTGCCGTCAAAGCCGAACAGTAGGCCACGGCCAATTGGGTCACCCCCATCTGGTGCGCGGCGACAAAGCCGTCCAACTGCGGGTCGGTGGGCAATTGCTGGCGGACTTTTTCATAGGTACCGGCCACCGAGGCGGTGGTACCCGG is a window of Marinimicrobium sp. C6131 DNA encoding:
- a CDS encoding general secretion pathway protein GspF; translation: MAKRQAPLHPDAPLLLDGHHRPMTRRELISHGFKAGAGTIVGGSLSGLIVNSALAQEVNLANDIEQLRQDCGIASTGAGKIPFICFDLAGGANMAGSNVLVGGPGGQLDFLSTAGYSKQGLPGDMTPQSSTEDFVNTDLGLAFHSDSQMLAGILERAGARTELVNGCVIPARSENDTGNNPHNPMYGINRAGANGELLALIGSRANDSGGNSLAPASLINPEVRPTKVDQPSDVTGLVDTGDLVNMLSQEDTVRVMESMTRMSRARLNNLNFGTTEDEQLKELLSCGYVKSADLAARFGDPASIDPEADPDIIGPNGIFSEAEFMGDREFRKTASVMKLVVEGRAGAGTVTMGGYDYHTGDRATGEIRDLRAGRCIGACLEYAARKGVPIMVYVFSDGSVFSNGMIDDSPEGRGKGVWTGDNQQTAASFFLVYNPNGRPQLLESNGGPEVHQQIGYMRPSGDVETASTPAANNVNLLVETVVLNYMALHGEQGQFANEDKFPRNGLGNAAMMDRLTAFQPICNGTIDNPA
- a CDS encoding ABC transporter ATP-binding protein, encoding MPSTPIGPDNAMTETLLHIDRLSVQFRTGDAYKTVVSGVSLAIAKGETLALVGESGSGKSVTAQSILRLLPEHSARYTDGAIHFAGQDLLRLPERDLLPIRGARISMIFQEPMTSLSPLHSIEKQLAEALFLHNGTARKNARPTVLKWLHRVGLRNPEQRLDALPHELSGGERQRVMIAMALINEPDLLIADEPTTALDVTIQAQVLKLIQDLQQELNMAVLFITHDLAIVRQLADRVTIMQSGEVVETGPTRDVFHQPKHEYTRRLLDAEPRGEPEPVPDDAPTILSADQMRVWFPMTRGVFKRVYDHVKAVDDISLSVRAGETLGIVGESGSGKTTLGRALLRLIGSRGDIWFNEEGEQRFNLNALDHKAMRPLRRRLQIIFQDPYGSLSPRMSVSQIIAEGLRVHTSMSADELDREVVRAMEAVQLDPATRHRYPGEFSGGQRQRIAIARALILDPKLLILDEPTSALDRSVQKDIIDLLRRLQRERRLSYLFVSHDLSVVRALSHRVMIMKAGKVVESGDAKAVFEAPKAEYTRQLMAAIPTL
- a CDS encoding slipin family protein — its product is MLYEYFFGLLITFVVLLLAYAIRILREYERGVVFMLGRFQKVKGPGLVIIIPFIQTMEKVDLRTIVMDVPSQDVISRDNVSVKVNAVVYFRVVDPEKAIINVEQYYEAVSQLAQTTLRSVLGKHELDEMLSERDKLNQDIQEILDQSSDTWGIKVSNVEIKHVDLDESMIRAIARQAEAERSRRAKIIHAEGESQAAAKLTDAAVELSRNPNAMTLRYLQTLIDIAGEKNSTIVFPLPVDMLGSIMEQFKSKS
- a CDS encoding NfeD family protein, whose translation is MRWNRRGFTLLRPGLLLWLALLMLGAFGLQAQETDDNASGGPHVAELTIDGPIGPATKDYILRSIGTAHEAGAHAVLIRMDTPGGLDAATRDMIKGILAAPLPVITYVHPAGARAASAGTYILYGSHVAAMTPSTSLGAATPVQMGGLPTPPSGEQESGNEGDEESEEASPEESSQPGSAMERKAINDSVAFIRGLAERYDRNADWAEKAVREALSLTASEALEQNVIDVLADNREDLLAQLDGREVKLESGPFTLQTAGLPIVNYAPDWRSELLGIITNPQIASILLLIGVYGLILEGYNPGAMVPGVVGIICLLLGLYALQVLPVNYAGLALIVLGGILILAEAFLPSFGVLGIGGVIALVMGSIMLVDTDVPGMEVSYEIVGAVAAVGSLAVLGIITMVGRSLRMPRKDVSHAMVGRVAEVTQVSEEHATVRIDGEFWTVSSDQPLKPGDTVEVVSQDGLHLTVRPTGQ
- a CDS encoding CPXCG motif-containing cysteine-rich protein, with amino-acid sequence MSEQIEKNIHCPYCDEVITLLIDPSISEQSYVEDCHVCCQPISVDVVIDETEAVEVYARQENE